CGGCTCGTGCCCTTGGGCACCGTCGGCGGACGAATGGCCGGCACGAAGATGTGGTTGGCGTAGAGCGCGCGCGACTTCTCCATCGCGCGCGCCGGCTCGCCGAGAATGATCGGCACGATGGGCGACGGTGTGTGGTCGGCCTCGTACCCCTTGGCGCGCAGGCCGGCCTTGAACGTGCCGATGTTTTCGCGCAGCGCGACGCGGCGCTCGGGCTCACGCTCAATGAGATCGAGCGCCGCGATCGCTGCCGCACACATCGGCGGCGCGAGCGCCGTGGTGTAGATGAAGCTCCGCGCCGTGTTGCGCAGGTAGTCAATGAGCCGTCGCTCCCCGACGACGAACCCGCCGAGCCCGCCGAGCGCCTTGCTGAGTGTTCCCATAACGATGTCGATCTCGCCCTCGCAGCCGGCGTGCTCGAGCGCACCGCGGCCGTGCTCGCCGAGCACGCCCGTGCCGTGTGCGTCGTCGGCCATGACGGTCGCGTTGTAGCGCTTGGCCAGCAGCGCGATCTCGTGCAGCGGCGCAAGGTCGCCGTCCATGCTGAACACCGTGTCGGTCACCACGAGCCGCCGCCGCGCGGTGCGCGCCTGCGCGAGCGCCTGTTCGAGCGACCCGAGGTCGCAGTGCGAGTAGACGAGCAGCTTGGCCTTTGACAGCCGCGCCCCGTCGATGATCGAGGCATGATCGAGCCGGTCGACGAACACGGCGTCGCCCTCGCCGGCCAGCGACGCGATGGTGCCAACGTTGGCCATGTAGCCTGTTGGGAACACGATGGCCGCCTCAACGCCCTTGAACTCGGCGAGCCGCCGCTCGAGCTCACGGTGGATGCGCTGGTTGCCGCTCA
This is a stretch of genomic DNA from Verrucomicrobiota bacterium. It encodes these proteins:
- the bioF gene encoding 8-amino-7-oxononanoate synthase, producing MDFIAKELETLRRQGLHREFKTLDGATDRIVTLYGTTFLCFSSNNYLGLANHPRLVAAAKDALDEYGVGAGASRLVSGNQRIHRELERRLAEFKGVEAAIVFPTGYMANVGTIASLAGEGDAVFVDRLDHASIIDGARLSKAKLLVYSHCDLGSLEQALAQARTARRRLVVTDTVFSMDGDLAPLHEIALLAKRYNATVMADDAHGTGVLGEHGRGALEHAGCEGEIDIVMGTLSKALGGLGGFVVGERRLIDYLRNTARSFIYTTALAPPMCAAAIAALDLIEREPERRVALRENIGTFKAGLRAKGYEADHTPSPIVPIILGEPARAMEKSRALYANHIFVPAIRPPTVPKGTSR